A genomic region of Rheinheimera sp. MMS21-TC3 contains the following coding sequences:
- a CDS encoding virulence factor BrkB family protein: MLPDWQIKFDNVLRFIKLYIQRCQQDQITMIAGYLAYISLLSLVPFIAVMFTMLRAFPMFSQFRQNIEDFIYANVIPSRGDEIQQYVSQFIGNTGGMTAVGIAALVVVALLLINNIDKTLNKIWRVSKRPRPIISFSIYWMILTLGPILFGSSIALSSYLVGLTRFADDYTPGFSTAILSIVPSLMSLLAFFILYLVVPNIKVRVNHAIAGAFLATVLFEFFKRAFAFYVTNFPSYDTIYGALALVPILFVWVYLSWVVVLLGAELTALLQQLDADKQAQESDDTA, encoded by the coding sequence ATGCTTCCCGACTGGCAAATTAAATTCGATAACGTTTTGCGTTTTATTAAACTGTATATTCAGCGCTGTCAGCAAGATCAAATTACCATGATCGCCGGTTACCTTGCCTATATCTCACTATTGTCTTTGGTACCTTTTATCGCGGTGATGTTTACCATGCTGCGAGCCTTTCCTATGTTTAGTCAGTTTAGACAGAATATAGAAGACTTTATTTACGCTAATGTTATTCCTTCGCGTGGTGACGAGATCCAGCAATATGTTAGCCAATTTATTGGTAATACAGGAGGAATGACCGCAGTAGGTATTGCAGCCTTAGTGGTTGTAGCCTTGTTACTAATTAATAATATAGATAAAACTTTAAATAAAATATGGCGAGTCAGCAAAAGACCTAGACCTATCATTTCCTTTTCTATTTACTGGATGATATTAACCTTAGGACCAATTTTATTTGGCTCATCCATTGCCCTTAGCTCTTACTTAGTCGGGCTAACTCGCTTTGCTGATGATTATACCCCAGGTTTTTCAACGGCAATTTTAAGCATAGTGCCATCTTTGATGTCATTATTAGCATTTTTTATTTTATATCTAGTAGTGCCTAATATTAAAGTGAGGGTTAACCATGCTATAGCAGGAGCATTTTTGGCAACAGTGCTGTTTGAGTTCTTTAAGCGTGCTTTTGCTTTTTATGTCACAAACTTTCCATCATACGATACTATTTATGGTGCCTTAGCCTTAGTGCCAATTTTATTTGTTTGGGTTTACTTGTCTTGGGTTGTAGTGTTACTAGGCGCAGAGCTAACGGCATTACTGCAACAGCTAGATGCCGATAAACAAGCACAAGAAAGTGATGATACGGCTTAG
- a CDS encoding LamG domain-containing protein, with protein sequence MSDAFWDDVISLLNFEDGLNDVKGGAYTLNSGAALVTTPVKFGEWAVSIPTGSASNIVKSITPNLSTSTNWTIELFLRVSSVPTSLILGVLYFGNPASNNNRFMLQINTLGQIALYLQNGSGTGATLDGPVIPLNEFNHVALVKAGNTFTLYLNGVGNSITYSLQSIATDMLYFGTARSGGQMNPLQGFIDEIRVTQALRYTEDFTPPNAAYYTGPQQRTITQVVNPSIDINQVVLKAFDISVPSKLGINLSQVFYKSIPGYGPATILFNEPEPIEQISLTFDQLGRSLVFYRTGADTLKLYWYDPVLAESVNVAIATGGDPLACFDFPQDTGQSFSDALLFYVRDQQVYMRIQRDRFDIEYACPANQPGITITSAGLRVDNRLQVVYQYPAADYVPPIVPPPVIPVTGDYYYLNSWGSCLISNYRLDVVTQPFKLGFKVRDAHYPRGPSQYMFGSDDRRQLYCSMGSGSVTIYRGYRWGAARLIVPNEDFNGEWEFEFFGLSGNVLIKKDGAILFNDNLVYPQPDRTKLTNVVFAGSGTSPGAESLSFHGCVYDCWIEHNGNRIDWAVQTRGEAVQPSVPAGTDMTIHNHRVQNWKFIES encoded by the coding sequence ATGTCAGACGCTTTTTGGGATGATGTAATATCTCTACTGAATTTTGAGGATGGTCTGAATGACGTCAAGGGTGGTGCATACACATTAAATTCAGGCGCCGCATTAGTAACCACTCCTGTTAAATTCGGTGAGTGGGCTGTTTCAATCCCTACCGGAAGCGCATCGAATATAGTAAAAAGTATCACCCCAAATTTAAGTACGTCTACTAATTGGACGATAGAGCTATTCCTAAGAGTTTCATCAGTTCCTACATCTTTGATATTAGGTGTCCTGTACTTCGGCAATCCGGCTAGCAATAATAATCGGTTTATGCTGCAAATTAACACATTGGGGCAAATAGCATTATATCTACAAAATGGCTCCGGCACCGGTGCAACGCTAGATGGCCCTGTTATCCCTTTGAATGAATTTAATCATGTCGCCCTAGTTAAAGCTGGCAATACATTCACCTTGTACCTCAACGGCGTAGGAAACAGCATAACGTACTCTTTGCAATCCATAGCAACAGATATGCTTTATTTTGGAACAGCTAGAAGTGGCGGGCAGATGAACCCGCTTCAGGGGTTTATTGATGAAATAAGGGTAACTCAGGCTTTAAGATATACCGAAGATTTTACACCACCAAATGCCGCATACTACACAGGACCACAACAAAGAACCATTACTCAAGTTGTGAATCCTTCAATAGATATAAACCAAGTTGTATTAAAAGCGTTCGATATAAGTGTGCCAAGCAAATTAGGCATTAATTTATCGCAAGTGTTTTATAAAAGCATCCCTGGCTACGGCCCAGCGACGATACTATTTAATGAACCGGAACCGATAGAGCAAATATCACTAACCTTTGACCAACTCGGAAGGTCATTGGTGTTTTACCGTACCGGTGCTGACACGCTTAAACTTTACTGGTACGACCCTGTATTGGCTGAATCTGTTAATGTAGCGATAGCTACAGGCGGGGACCCATTAGCTTGCTTTGATTTTCCGCAAGATACCGGACAGAGCTTCAGTGATGCACTGCTGTTTTATGTGCGTGATCAGCAAGTCTATATGCGAATACAGCGTGATAGGTTTGATATTGAGTATGCTTGCCCTGCTAATCAGCCGGGTATAACTATAACTAGCGCTGGGTTGCGTGTAGATAACCGCTTGCAGGTGGTTTACCAGTACCCTGCAGCGGATTACGTACCGCCGATAGTGCCGCCACCGGTAATACCTGTTACTGGCGATTATTACTACCTGAATAGCTGGGGCAGCTGCCTGATCAGCAACTACCGGCTTGATGTAGTGACACAGCCGTTTAAGCTGGGCTTTAAAGTGCGTGATGCGCATTATCCGCGAGGGCCTTCGCAATATATGTTTGGCTCTGATGATCGGCGACAACTGTACTGTAGTATGGGTTCTGGCTCAGTCACCATATACAGGGGTTATCGCTGGGGAGCTGCTCGACTAATCGTGCCAAACGAAGATTTTAACGGCGAGTGGGAGTTTGAATTTTTTGGACTTAGTGGCAATGTACTCATTAAAAAAGATGGTGCCATACTTTTTAATGACAACCTTGTATACCCACAGCCAGATAGAACCAAGCTAACTAATGTTGTTTTTGCTGGCTCTGGAACTAGCCCAGGCGCAGAAAGTTTATCATTCCACGGCTGTGTGTATGACTGCTGGATAGAACACAACGGCAACCGTATTGACTGGGCGGTGCAAACCCGTGGTGAAGCGGTGCAGCCATCTGTACCGGCTGGTACCGATATGACAATTCATAATCACCGTGTTCAGAACTGGAAGTTTATAGAGAGCTAA
- a CDS encoding GNAT family N-acetyltransferase — MIRNGTHADIPAIISIGQQVIDRSKTYDATVDPAKAAYMLRRAINDKKMELFVAEKAGQCVGFFIALIDEHWYAKSYYATDIAFCVLPEHAEQGVWLLRRFMRWCKANNIKQVQLGLSTGLDADGRTGRLYEAHGLTLVGGIYATIKQVV, encoded by the coding sequence ATGATCCGCAACGGCACACACGCGGATATACCCGCGATCATCAGCATAGGCCAGCAAGTTATTGACCGCAGTAAAACCTATGACGCAACGGTTGATCCAGCCAAAGCGGCTTACATGCTCAGGCGAGCAATAAACGATAAAAAGATGGAGCTATTTGTAGCAGAGAAAGCCGGACAATGTGTCGGTTTTTTTATTGCGTTAATAGACGAGCATTGGTATGCCAAAAGCTACTACGCAACTGATATAGCTTTTTGTGTACTGCCAGAGCATGCAGAACAGGGCGTGTGGTTACTGCGCAGATTTATGCGCTGGTGCAAAGCTAACAACATTAAGCAGGTTCAGCTAGGACTTAGCACTGGATTAGATGCAGACGGGCGCACAGGCAGGTTATACGAGGCGCACGGATTAACATTAGTTGGCGGTATTTACGCCACAATTAAACAGGTGGTTTGA
- the typA gene encoding translational GTPase TypA has protein sequence MSNDLNMLRNIAIIAHVDHGKTTLVDKLLQQSGTFDARAKLKERVMDSDAQESERGITILAKNTSVRWNGYHINILDTPGHADFGGEVERVLSMADSVVLLVDAVDGPMPQTRFVTQKAFAHGLKPIVVVNKIDRPGARPDWVIDQVFDLFDNLGATDEQLDFPVVFASALNGWATLDYNVKKENIDDLFAAIVKHVAPPAVELNGETQIQVSQLDYSSYLGIIGIGRIKRGTLKPNQQVTILSADGKKRNTKVGQVFGYLGLERVETDEATAGDIVAFTGLGELKISDTICATTKPEALPPLTIDEPTVTMTFQVNTSPFAGKEGKFVTSRQILDRLHAELKHNVALRVEETEDGDKFRVSGRGELHLGVLIESMRREGYELAVSRPEVIMKEIDGQKMEPMENVTIDCEEQHQGSIMEKMGERKAEITNMQPDGKGRIRLDFMMPSRGLIGFRTDFMTITSGTGLMYHSFDHYGPYKGGTIGQRMNGVMISNAMGRAAGYAIYSLQERGRMFIGHAEEVYEGQVIGIHTRTNDLTVNCLKGKQLTNVRASGTDEAITLVPPIRYTLEQALEFIDDDELVEVTPKSIRLRKRHLTENERKRANRG, from the coding sequence ATGTCTAATGATTTGAATATGTTACGGAATATAGCAATTATTGCCCACGTTGACCACGGCAAAACAACTTTGGTCGATAAATTATTACAGCAATCAGGCACTTTTGATGCTCGCGCTAAATTAAAAGAGCGAGTGATGGACTCCGATGCGCAGGAATCTGAACGCGGTATCACTATCTTAGCCAAAAATACTTCAGTACGTTGGAATGGTTATCACATTAACATTCTAGATACCCCAGGTCACGCCGATTTTGGTGGTGAGGTTGAGCGTGTATTATCAATGGCTGACTCTGTTGTATTATTGGTAGATGCAGTTGATGGCCCTATGCCACAAACCCGCTTTGTTACTCAAAAAGCTTTTGCTCATGGCTTAAAACCAATTGTTGTGGTTAATAAAATTGACCGCCCAGGCGCACGTCCAGATTGGGTAATTGACCAAGTATTCGATTTATTTGATAACTTAGGTGCCACAGATGAGCAGTTAGACTTTCCAGTTGTGTTTGCTTCAGCATTAAATGGTTGGGCTACTTTAGATTACAATGTTAAAAAAGAAAACATTGATGACTTATTTGCTGCCATCGTTAAACATGTTGCGCCACCGGCAGTAGAGTTAAATGGCGAAACCCAAATTCAAGTATCACAGTTAGACTACTCTAGTTACTTAGGTATTATCGGTATTGGCCGTATTAAGCGCGGTACTTTAAAACCAAATCAACAAGTGACTATTCTTAGTGCTGATGGTAAAAAGCGTAATACTAAAGTAGGCCAAGTATTTGGTTACTTAGGTTTAGAGCGAGTTGAAACCGATGAAGCTACTGCAGGTGATATTGTTGCTTTTACCGGTTTAGGTGAGCTGAAAATTTCAGATACAATTTGTGCAACAACTAAACCAGAAGCTTTACCACCACTGACCATAGATGAACCAACAGTAACGATGACTTTCCAAGTTAATACTTCGCCGTTTGCGGGTAAAGAAGGTAAGTTTGTTACATCTCGGCAAATTTTAGACCGTTTACATGCTGAGTTAAAGCATAACGTAGCTTTACGGGTTGAAGAAACTGAAGATGGTGATAAGTTCCGCGTTTCAGGCCGTGGTGAATTGCACTTAGGCGTATTAATTGAAAGTATGCGTCGTGAAGGTTACGAGCTAGCTGTATCACGCCCTGAAGTTATTATGAAAGAAATTGATGGCCAGAAAATGGAACCAATGGAAAACGTTACCATTGACTGTGAAGAACAGCATCAAGGTTCAATCATGGAAAAAATGGGCGAGCGTAAAGCTGAGATTACTAACATGCAGCCAGATGGTAAAGGCCGTATTCGTTTAGACTTTATGATGCCAAGCCGTGGTTTAATTGGCTTTAGAACAGACTTTATGACTATCACTTCTGGTACTGGTTTAATGTACCATAGTTTTGATCACTACGGTCCTTATAAAGGCGGTACTATTGGTCAGCGTATGAATGGCGTTATGATTTCTAATGCTATGGGTAGAGCCGCAGGTTATGCGATTTATTCGCTACAAGAACGTGGCCGGATGTTTATTGGCCATGCCGAAGAAGTTTATGAAGGCCAAGTTATTGGTATTCATACTCGGACTAATGATTTAACTGTTAACTGCTTAAAAGGTAAACAGTTAACTAACGTACGTGCTTCAGGTACTGATGAAGCTATTACTTTAGTACCACCTATTCGTTATACCTTAGAACAAGCGCTAGAGTTTATTGATGATGATGAACTTGTTGAAGTAACGCCTAAGTCTATTCGTTTACGTAAACGTCATTTAACCGAAAATGAGCGTAAGCGCGCTAATCGTGGTTAA
- a CDS encoding LPD5 domain-containing protein, protein MTSDGQWNKTFKDRVQNAIFAKGYDDTDLLSSISESTNPDSKNLLAALMNVAGKLGSIRAMDADIGKNLSSAFTQAASLFAKAKRDGTTVKAIDAQADMLTGHTDADIVALATALESATRSGKRMTALLNDIVSTVLTDTQNMGQTDIFTGKPGARPNPNEVIRNATEQQQQTDTTGATGLFDGTQDRQADTTEQPSIQQDTESSESESRPSEVSPQAETTNQTPADAGVSVSESEQIESAEQSAPIEDFGEKLGGARKDVWGGFADAVTDEINTRELPLSKAFPEPDYVKMAADGVPMETLAIIAAMRAEIPAKPRVAYKVNRWAENVDIFRDFASQLVNGEVTPQEAIKAMKLKGNPLNEIADAIPAIAKANPEQLKLAAKYRVGSGSFGIFRGVTYSPNKVFYFPKLGNTEMLSIASENKQDALDNLESLIAKEAEVNPTGAAIKKSKISVYSDRYTKQVYLGWKGSSGVLRIQEFDSIQAARDHLKNNRDDVEAKLKQIKETPSMRRPENQDRIGPERFAGNVTPSIFADTFGFRGIEFGNWVEQGRRQKDLNEAYDALMDLSDVLGVPPKALALNGELGMAFGARGTGGKRGFKAHYEPDYVAINLTKGQGAGSLAHEWWHATDNYFSRMAGKPTRYLTEGSGVRGGDLRPEVRMAFDELMTAIKKTDVIDRAANLDKRRSKSYWSTNVEASARSFEAFIIDELAKKDFNNDYLANILEAEAWDALESMNGNLPNQTYPYPTKAEQETINPAFRKLFETLQVKETDKGTMLFSKANYDKMRNQKAKGVPAAQIERMVSQFMKKLNGASGIKVKVLRNQSEAELAFNMSLSGSIVRGAYDDKTKTAFLIAENFENLEHAKRTLAHEVIAHGGLQSVIGVATYNQFLQRVNSTRTKASFRGRWSGIMNDYGDLTPEKQAEEFFARFVEDQPDNGSLKYWWQSMLRWLNNQLAKVGITRAGDPDIAAMTNMVDSIVQGFKSGKAPRRQVGKAVAFDQQSQTNTEAFKKWFGDSKVVDENGDPKAVYHNTNSEFSTFKAGERSGLSGKGIYFSDSPLPQFGKRQIKAYLKIENPITRKTELPGMREINSSGMPTKFIDDIFEKFPEFDGIINRSEIVVKHPSQIKSATNNNGDFDPDNPDIMFSRTANPTADQDTSLADRIAKAVKPKDRFAKSKKPEWEALNAKLRESDKTLGSKIKKELSRWIMPGGNMPEVVKQAVRGRDRDVTVHEFDISMLVGKLDEAIKAGGVNPNKLTDAQWEKYHSFITGQDSVTGLSDAERNALILMRQHIDGLTQDYVGAVTNKLQQRLEQDGKDDPAEMARLEKMIGNIGKYLNRSYKAFDDKEWFKKIPTDVIDNARDYLINQYTQSGDSQAEAARKAEVTINEIVKTGTAYDSLGAFISESKLGSKDLSTLIQRKDISPEIRALLGEYRDPRINYAKSVSKMSAMIANDKLLSTIRDMGMGSFLFEKDNRPPEATVQLAGESSDTYAPLNGVWTTPEIKQAFEDAMGGKKGEGWLETAIRVNGFIKYGKTVLSPTTAMRNVMSSYFFTVANGHFNQKYMKQAVAAFNAQVKGKVTDGESDYMKRLIKLGVIYDSANAGEMVRMMTDGKVSEWLEGKSGAAFDGLRWVTNKATGFYRFGDDFWKIVGFENEKAALIRAGMAEPEAEAMAAERIQDTYPTYSRVGKAGVRLSRFPLVGTFVSFPAEIIRTTGNLIKLAASEIKSDNPEIRAMGARRIVGITLSSGGMFALSALSAAMFGVDDDDEEALRDMTADWQKNSTFIYAGRDKDGNLRYFDMSFIDPYGYWKRPIEAMMRDQPVDKAIASSMRDMLSPFFGVDISAGKIFEVLSNKKESGGKVFKENDSVLRKSSDIAKHVALGLAPGAANNAWRIAMAAGDVKRSTGKPYSMSDEMLALMGFRSSTFDPKVSLYYRTFDFNSSVAEARQELSGVLRDPNKVSDNDIAAAKKRAERKQEAAFKEMTRLVSAAQTGGSSRAEVIQILRLAGISQTNVGYLMSGRVPPVNLSDTSFDSAVKRAQLIMNDEAAKEVRSRFSRIVKQ, encoded by the coding sequence ATGACTTCGGATGGTCAATGGAACAAAACCTTTAAAGACAGAGTACAGAACGCAATATTTGCAAAAGGCTATGATGATACCGACTTACTAAGCAGTATTAGCGAGTCAACTAACCCTGACAGTAAAAACTTACTAGCCGCACTTATGAATGTTGCCGGTAAGCTTGGTTCAATACGGGCAATGGATGCCGATATTGGCAAAAATTTATCTAGCGCATTTACGCAGGCGGCAAGTTTGTTTGCAAAAGCTAAGCGCGATGGCACAACAGTTAAAGCAATTGACGCACAAGCAGACATGCTAACCGGCCACACTGATGCTGATATTGTTGCGCTAGCCACAGCACTAGAAAGTGCAACGCGTAGCGGCAAGCGAATGACCGCACTATTAAACGATATTGTTTCAACCGTGTTGACCGATACGCAGAATATGGGTCAAACTGATATATTTACCGGCAAGCCAGGCGCACGCCCAAACCCAAATGAGGTTATCCGTAATGCAACAGAGCAACAACAGCAAACCGACACAACAGGAGCGACAGGCTTATTTGACGGCACTCAAGACAGGCAAGCCGACACCACAGAGCAGCCAAGCATTCAACAAGATACTGAATCAAGCGAAAGCGAAAGCAGACCAAGTGAAGTAAGCCCGCAGGCTGAAACAACCAACCAGACCCCGGCCGATGCTGGGGTTTCTGTTTCTGAGTCGGAGCAAATTGAAAGCGCCGAGCAGTCCGCACCTATAGAGGACTTTGGCGAGAAGCTGGGCGGCGCTAGAAAAGATGTCTGGGGTGGTTTTGCTGATGCTGTTACCGATGAAATAAACACTCGCGAACTGCCGCTATCAAAAGCATTCCCTGAGCCGGACTATGTGAAAATGGCCGCTGATGGCGTGCCTATGGAAACGCTGGCAATCATTGCGGCTATGCGTGCAGAGATCCCCGCTAAGCCTAGAGTAGCTTACAAAGTAAACCGGTGGGCTGAAAACGTAGATATTTTCAGAGACTTTGCAAGTCAGCTAGTTAATGGCGAAGTTACACCGCAAGAAGCAATAAAGGCGATGAAGTTAAAAGGCAATCCGCTTAATGAAATTGCTGATGCTATTCCAGCTATAGCCAAAGCTAACCCTGAGCAATTAAAGCTAGCAGCAAAATACCGGGTTGGCTCTGGTTCGTTTGGTATTTTCCGTGGTGTAACGTATAGCCCCAACAAAGTGTTTTACTTTCCTAAGCTTGGCAACACTGAAATGCTAAGTATTGCCAGTGAAAACAAGCAAGATGCGCTGGATAACCTAGAAAGTCTTATAGCAAAAGAGGCCGAAGTTAACCCAACGGGTGCAGCGATAAAGAAAAGTAAGATAAGTGTTTACTCTGATCGCTATACCAAGCAAGTTTATTTAGGTTGGAAAGGCAGTTCTGGCGTGCTGAGAATTCAAGAATTTGACTCAATACAAGCTGCGCGTGATCACCTTAAAAATAATCGCGACGATGTTGAGGCTAAGCTAAAGCAAATAAAAGAAACTCCATCTATGCGACGGCCTGAAAACCAAGACAGAATTGGCCCTGAAAGGTTTGCTGGCAATGTCACACCGTCTATTTTTGCTGATACCTTTGGTTTTAGAGGTATAGAGTTTGGCAATTGGGTAGAGCAAGGCCGTAGGCAGAAAGATTTAAACGAAGCATACGACGCACTAATGGATCTGTCTGATGTACTTGGTGTGCCGCCTAAAGCATTAGCTTTGAATGGTGAATTAGGTATGGCGTTCGGTGCGCGTGGTACTGGGGGTAAGCGTGGCTTTAAAGCGCACTACGAACCTGACTATGTTGCGATCAACCTAACCAAAGGGCAAGGGGCAGGATCATTAGCGCATGAATGGTGGCATGCAACCGATAACTATTTTTCAAGAATGGCTGGCAAGCCTACTCGTTATTTAACCGAGGGCTCTGGTGTTCGCGGTGGTGATTTGCGGCCAGAAGTTCGCATGGCCTTTGATGAATTAATGACAGCCATTAAAAAAACCGATGTCATTGACCGGGCGGCAAACTTAGACAAGCGCCGCAGCAAATCTTATTGGTCAACTAACGTTGAAGCGTCAGCTAGATCATTTGAAGCCTTTATTATTGACGAGTTAGCAAAAAAAGACTTTAACAACGATTACCTTGCTAATATTCTTGAGGCAGAAGCTTGGGATGCCCTAGAAAGCATGAATGGTAATTTGCCTAATCAAACATACCCGTACCCAACTAAAGCAGAACAAGAGACAATAAACCCCGCCTTTAGAAAACTATTCGAAACACTACAAGTAAAAGAAACCGATAAAGGCACGATGCTGTTTAGCAAAGCCAACTACGACAAAATGCGCAACCAGAAAGCCAAAGGCGTACCAGCCGCACAGATTGAGCGCATGGTTAGCCAGTTTATGAAAAAGTTAAACGGTGCCAGTGGCATTAAAGTTAAGGTGCTACGCAACCAGTCGGAAGCAGAGCTTGCTTTTAATATGTCACTGTCTGGTAGCATTGTTCGCGGTGCGTATGACGATAAAACCAAAACCGCATTTTTAATAGCTGAAAACTTTGAAAACTTAGAGCATGCAAAGCGCACTCTGGCGCATGAAGTTATTGCGCATGGTGGCTTGCAATCAGTTATTGGCGTAGCTACTTACAACCAATTTTTGCAGCGTGTAAATAGCACCAGAACCAAGGCTTCATTCCGTGGCAGATGGTCAGGGATTATGAACGACTACGGCGACCTAACACCAGAAAAGCAGGCAGAAGAATTCTTTGCTCGGTTCGTTGAAGATCAGCCAGATAACGGCAGCTTAAAGTATTGGTGGCAGTCAATGTTACGCTGGCTTAACAACCAATTAGCTAAAGTAGGCATTACCCGTGCCGGTGATCCAGATATTGCAGCCATGACAAATATGGTTGATAGTATCGTCCAAGGGTTTAAAAGCGGTAAAGCACCGCGCAGGCAGGTAGGTAAAGCAGTGGCGTTTGATCAGCAAAGTCAAACCAATACCGAGGCATTTAAAAAATGGTTTGGTGATAGTAAAGTTGTGGATGAAAACGGCGATCCTAAAGCTGTATATCACAACACCAACTCAGAATTTTCTACGTTTAAAGCCGGCGAGCGAAGCGGGCTTAGCGGAAAGGGAATTTATTTTTCCGACTCGCCATTACCACAGTTTGGCAAAAGGCAGATTAAAGCCTATTTGAAGATAGAAAACCCTATAACAAGAAAGACTGAATTACCTGGAATGAGGGAGATAAATTCGTCTGGCATGCCCACTAAGTTTATAGATGATATTTTTGAAAAGTTCCCTGAATTTGACGGAATCATTAACAGAAGTGAGATAGTAGTTAAGCATCCAAGCCAAATAAAATCAGCCACCAACAACAATGGCGACTTTGATCCTGACAATCCAGATATTATGTTCAGCCGCACAGCTAACCCAACTGCAGATCAAGACACCAGCTTAGCTGACCGAATTGCCAAAGCGGTAAAGCCTAAAGACCGTTTTGCTAAATCAAAAAAGCCTGAATGGGAAGCGCTAAACGCCAAGCTGCGCGAGTCCGATAAAACACTAGGCAGTAAAATTAAAAAGGAATTATCACGCTGGATTATGCCTGGCGGCAATATGCCAGAAGTGGTTAAACAGGCTGTTCGTGGACGCGACCGTGATGTTACTGTGCATGAATTTGATATTTCAATGTTAGTTGGCAAGCTGGACGAAGCCATAAAAGCAGGTGGCGTTAACCCGAACAAGTTAACCGATGCGCAGTGGGAAAAATATCACAGCTTTATTACTGGACAAGACAGCGTTACTGGCTTGTCTGACGCAGAGCGTAATGCCTTAATACTAATGCGGCAGCATATTGACGGCCTAACGCAAGACTATGTTGGTGCTGTTACCAACAAGCTGCAGCAACGGCTTGAGCAGGACGGAAAAGATGATCCGGCAGAAATGGCAAGGCTGGAAAAAATGATAGGCAACATTGGCAAGTATTTAAACCGAAGCTACAAAGCGTTTGATGATAAAGAATGGTTTAAGAAAATACCGACTGATGTTATTGATAACGCCAGGGACTACCTGATTAATCAGTACACGCAATCAGGTGACAGCCAAGCAGAAGCAGCACGAAAGGCCGAAGTAACTATCAATGAGATAGTAAAAACTGGCACGGCCTACGACAGCCTGGGTGCGTTTATATCTGAAAGCAAGTTAGGCTCTAAAGATTTATCGACACTTATACAGCGCAAAGATATTTCACCAGAAATACGAGCGCTGCTTGGCGAGTACCGCGATCCGCGAATTAACTATGCTAAGTCGGTTTCAAAAATGTCGGCAATGATAGCTAACGACAAGTTGCTTAGCACTATACGCGATATGGGTATGGGGTCGTTCCTGTTTGAAAAAGACAACAGGCCACCAGAAGCAACTGTGCAGCTAGCCGGTGAAAGCTCAGACACTTACGCGCCACTTAACGGAGTGTGGACAACGCCAGAAATTAAGCAGGCGTTTGAAGATGCAATGGGCGGCAAGAAAGGCGAGGGTTGGCTTGAAACAGCTATTAGAGTTAACGGCTTTATCAAGTATGGCAAAACCGTACTGTCACCAACTACTGCTATGCGTAACGTAATGTCGTCTTACTTTTTTACTGTAGCTAACGGCCACTTTAATCAAAAGTACATGAAACAAGCGGTAGCCGCTTTTAATGCACAAGTAAAAGGCAAGGTTACTGATGGCGAGTCTGATTACATGAAGCGCTTAATAAAGCTTGGTGTTATTTATGACTCAGCTAACGCGGGTGAAATGGTCCGCATGATGACAGATGGCAAAGTAAGCGAGTGGCTAGAGGGTAAAAGCGGCGCAGCATTTGACGGTTTGCGCTGGGTAACTAATAAAGCGACTGGATTTTATCGGTTTGGTGATGACTTTTGGAAAATTGTAGGCTTTGAAAACGAAAAGGCTGCATTAATTCGGGCGGGCATGGCAGAGCCAGAAGCCGAAGCGATGGCAGCAGAGCGCATTCAAGACACCTACCCAACCTATAGCCGCGTTGGTAAAGCGGGAGTGAGGCTATCCCGCTTCCCGTTGGTTGGTACATTCGTATCGTTCCCGGCAGAGATAATTCGCACCACTGGCAACCTTATTAAATTGGCCGCAAGTGAAATTAAATCTGATAATCCTGAAATACGGGCTATGGGCGCAAGGCGTATTGTTGGCATAACCTTATCAAGCGGCGGCATGTTTGCTTTGTCTGCATTAAGTGCTGCAATGTTTGGCGTTGATGATGACGACGAAGAAGCACTGCGAGATATGACAGCTGACTGGCAGAAAAACTCTACCTTTATTTATGCAGGTCGCGATAAAGACGGTAACCTAAGATATTTTGATATGTCATTTATTGATCCGTATGGCTACTGGAAAAGGCCAATTGAAGCAATGATGCGTGATCAGCCAGTAGATAAAGCAATAGCATCGTCTATGCGCGATATGTTATCGCCGTTTTTTGGTGTTGATATTTCTGCTGGTAAAATATTTGAAGTGTTAAGCAATAAAAAAGAAAGTGGCGGTAAAGTGTTTAAAGAAAACGATTCTGTTTTGCGTAAATCAAGTGATATTGCCAAGCATGTTGCACTAGGTCTAGCGCCTGGTGCAGCTAATAACGCATGGCGAATAGCAATGGCAGCAGGCGACGTTAAGCGCTCAACCGGGAAGCCTTATAGTATGTCTGATGAAATGCTGGCTTTAATGGGGTTCCGCAGCTCTACTTTTGACCCTAAAGTAAGTTTGTATTACCGGACTTTTGATTTTAATAGTTCAGTAGCAGAAGCACGCCAAGAGCTTAGCGGTGTATTGCGCGACCCTAACAAAGTGTCTGACAACGATATAGCAGCAGCTAAGAAGCGTGCAGAGCGCAAACAAGAGGCAGCATTTAAAGAAATGACAAGGCTGGTTAGTGCAGCTCAAACGGGAGGATCATCAAGAGCAGAGGTAATACAGATATTGCGCTTAGCTGGCATAAGCCAAACTAACGTAGGCTATTTAATGAGTGGCAGAGTGCCACCAGTTAATTTATCTGATACTTCATTTGATAGCGCAGTTAAACGAGCGCAATTAATAATGAACGATGAAGCAGCTAAAGAGGTTAGATCTAGATTTAGCCGGATAGTTAAGCAGTAA